A window of the Polaribacter sp. HaHaR_3_91 genome harbors these coding sequences:
- a CDS encoding YHS domain-containing (seleno)protein, whose protein sequence is MKHIITLLVLIISTSLYAQDYNTKKGFVAEGYDVVSYFNNTAVKGDKRFVADYDGVQFKFSSKENLEIFNTSPKKYVPAYGGYCAYAIGAKGEKVSIDPETFEIRDGKLYLFYNSWGINTLELWKEEGAEDLKIKADKNWLKINKK, encoded by the coding sequence ATGAAACACATAATTACACTTTTAGTTCTTATAATTTCCACTTCACTATATGCTCAAGATTACAATACCAAAAAAGGTTTTGTTGCAGAGGGGTATGATGTGGTTTCTTATTTTAACAACACCGCAGTAAAAGGAGATAAAAGATTTGTTGCAGATTACGATGGTGTGCAATTTAAGTTTTCATCAAAAGAGAATTTAGAAATTTTTAATACATCACCTAAAAAATACGTTCCTGCTTATGGAGGATATTGTGCATATGCAATTGGAGCAAAAGGAGAGAAGGTTTCTATAGATCCGGAAACATTTGAGATTAGAGATGGAAAATTATATCTATTCTACAATTCTTGGGGAATAAATACGTTAGAGTTATGGAAGGAAGAAGGTGCTGAAGATTTAAAAATAAAAGCAGACAAAAACTGGTTGAAAATTAATAAAAAATGA
- a CDS encoding alpha/beta fold hydrolase, with protein MILVYKNANIFYTDQGKGSVVVLIHGFLENSTMWDKIVPELTKRNRIITIDLLGHGKSDCLGYVHSMELFSETIEAVLKHLKIRKFILVGHSLGGYISLVISKMNPSKIKGLCLLNSTSEKDSEERIKIRTRANKMVQNNFEIMVRMSISNLFNQENLLKFKEEIEVVKKEAMQTSLQGYVAANEGMKNRLNTNAVLAENNFKKLIIVGEKDLVLDLETSKVEAKKTNTELIIFPDGHLSHIENTPELIITLKKFIKACIS; from the coding sequence ATGATTTTAGTCTACAAAAACGCTAATATTTTTTATACAGATCAAGGGAAAGGATCTGTTGTTGTTCTCATACATGGTTTTTTAGAGAATTCCACTATGTGGGATAAAATTGTACCTGAACTCACTAAAAGAAACAGAATAATTACCATTGATTTATTAGGGCATGGGAAGTCTGATTGTTTGGGTTATGTGCATTCTATGGAGTTGTTTTCAGAGACTATAGAAGCTGTTTTAAAACACTTGAAAATCAGGAAATTTATTTTGGTTGGCCATTCTCTTGGAGGCTATATTTCTTTGGTTATTTCCAAAATGAATCCTTCTAAAATAAAGGGCTTGTGCTTATTAAACTCGACTTCTGAAAAAGATTCTGAAGAGCGGATAAAAATAAGAACAAGAGCAAATAAAATGGTGCAGAATAATTTTGAAATCATGGTAAGAATGTCGATTTCAAATTTATTTAATCAAGAAAATTTATTAAAATTTAAAGAAGAAATAGAAGTGGTAAAAAAAGAAGCTATGCAGACTTCTTTACAAGGTTATGTTGCTGCGAATGAGGGAATGAAAAATCGCTTAAATACCAATGCTGTTTTAGCTGAAAATAATTTTAAAAAATTGATAATTGTTGGTGAGAAAGATCTTGTTTTAGATTTAGAAACTTCTAAAGTGGAGGCTAAAAAGACAAATACCGAACTTATTATTTTTCCTGACGGACATTTGAGTCATATTGAAAATACTCCAGAACTAATTATTACTTTAAAAAAATTCATAAAAGCCTGTATATCTTAA
- the tyrS gene encoding tyrosine--tRNA ligase produces the protein MTNFVEELRWRGLLHDIMPDTEDYLLKNKTAGYIGFDPTADSLHIGSLVQIFILKHFQNAGHNPIALIGGATGMVGDPSGKSAERNLLDEATLAKNVAGVRENLERFLDFDATAENKAELVNNYDWMKDISLIDFVRDTGKHITVNYMMAKDSVKKRLSSESSVGMSFTEFTYQLFQGYDFYHLYQEKNCRLQMGGSDQWGNITTGTELIRRKAQGKAYAITVPLVTKADGTKFGKTEGGNVWLNTDRTSPYKYYQYWLNSSDEDAENFIKKFTFLDKETVENLIAEHKENPHLRLLQKKLGEEVTILTHGKEAYENALKASNILFGKSTASDLKSLDEQTFLDVFDGVPQATVSTTDIEEGLDMIGALAAKTNFLKSNGDARRALKENAISVNKEKVKEDYSITKEDLIANKYVLLQRGKKTYYLLVVE, from the coding sequence ATGACAAATTTTGTTGAAGAATTACGCTGGCGTGGATTATTGCATGATATTATGCCTGACACTGAAGACTATTTATTAAAAAATAAAACTGCTGGTTATATTGGTTTTGATCCAACTGCAGACTCTCTACATATTGGTAGTTTGGTGCAAATATTTATTTTGAAACACTTTCAAAATGCAGGTCATAATCCTATTGCTTTAATTGGTGGAGCTACTGGTATGGTTGGTGATCCTTCTGGAAAATCTGCAGAACGTAATTTGTTAGATGAGGCTACTTTGGCAAAAAATGTTGCTGGTGTTAGAGAAAATCTAGAACGTTTTTTAGATTTTGATGCTACCGCAGAAAACAAAGCAGAATTGGTTAACAATTACGATTGGATGAAAGATATTTCATTAATCGATTTTGTAAGAGATACAGGAAAACATATTACTGTAAACTACATGATGGCTAAAGATTCTGTAAAGAAACGTTTGAGTTCTGAATCTTCAGTTGGTATGAGTTTTACAGAATTCACCTACCAATTATTTCAAGGATACGATTTTTATCATTTATACCAAGAAAAAAATTGTAGACTGCAAATGGGTGGTTCTGATCAGTGGGGAAATATTACCACAGGTACAGAATTAATTCGTAGAAAAGCACAAGGAAAAGCGTATGCAATTACGGTTCCTTTAGTAACAAAAGCAGACGGAACCAAATTTGGTAAAACAGAAGGTGGAAATGTTTGGTTAAATACAGACAGAACTTCACCTTATAAATATTACCAATATTGGTTAAATTCTTCGGATGAAGATGCAGAGAACTTTATTAAAAAGTTTACATTTTTAGACAAAGAAACTGTAGAAAACTTAATTGCTGAGCACAAAGAAAATCCGCATTTACGTTTGTTACAGAAAAAATTAGGGGAAGAAGTTACTATTTTAACACATGGTAAAGAAGCTTATGAAAATGCTTTAAAAGCTTCTAATATTTTATTCGGGAAATCTACTGCTTCTGATTTAAAGTCTTTAGATGAACAGACGTTTTTAGATGTCTTTGATGGAGTACCACAAGCAACAGTATCTACTACTGATATTGAGGAAGGTTTAGATATGATTGGTGCTTTGGCTGCTAAAACAAATTTCTTAAAATCTAATGGAGATGCAAGAAGAGCTTTAAAAGAAAATGCAATTTCGGTAAATAAAGAAAAAGTAAAAGAAGATTATTCTATTACTAAAGAAGATCTAATTGCAAATAAATATGTGTTGTTACAACGTGGTAAAAAAACATATTATTTATTAGTAGTTGAGTAA
- a CDS encoding NAD-dependent epimerase/dehydratase family protein has product MILVTGGTGLVGAHLLYHLVKNDEKIRAIYRSEERIKKVKEVFSFYTDDVEDLISKIEWFKADITDVPAMIPAFIGIEKIYHCAAFISFNPKDYREMRKVNIHGTAIIVNLAIDANVHKICFVGSIASVGDSLKGGLITEENEWNPESDNSGYSITKFGGEMEIWRASQEGVDVVIVNPGIILGSGFFTAGSGKMFTQVYNGFSYYTEGITGFVGVKDVVAAMIKLMNSSIKNERFILVAENKSFKEIFFSIADAFGKKRPTKNIQPWQTAIFWRVSWVLSLFSRKAPLLSKYSARSVHSVSKYSSEKIEKTIPFQFEKIDTVIKEVSQKYVKSLSEIPPN; this is encoded by the coding sequence ATGATTTTAGTTACTGGAGGAACAGGTTTGGTTGGCGCACATTTATTGTATCATTTAGTTAAGAATGATGAAAAAATACGTGCTATTTACCGTTCTGAAGAAAGAATTAAAAAAGTAAAAGAAGTCTTTTCTTTTTATACGGATGATGTTGAGGACTTAATTTCTAAAATAGAATGGTTTAAAGCAGATATTACAGATGTTCCTGCTATGATTCCTGCTTTTATTGGAATTGAAAAAATATATCACTGCGCAGCATTTATTTCCTTTAATCCGAAAGATTATAGGGAAATGCGTAAAGTAAATATACATGGAACAGCGATTATTGTAAACCTTGCCATTGATGCAAATGTTCATAAAATTTGTTTTGTAGGTTCTATTGCTTCTGTGGGAGATTCTCTAAAAGGTGGTCTTATCACCGAAGAGAATGAATGGAATCCAGAATCTGATAATAGTGGATATTCGATAACGAAATTTGGGGGAGAAATGGAAATTTGGCGTGCAAGCCAAGAAGGAGTAGATGTAGTTATAGTAAACCCAGGTATTATTTTAGGGAGTGGTTTTTTTACAGCGGGTTCTGGTAAAATGTTTACACAGGTTTATAACGGTTTTAGCTATTATACAGAAGGAATTACTGGTTTTGTAGGTGTAAAAGATGTGGTTGCAGCAATGATTAAATTGATGAATTCTAGCATTAAAAATGAACGTTTTATTTTAGTTGCAGAGAATAAATCTTTTAAAGAAATTTTCTTTTCTATTGCAGATGCTTTCGGTAAAAAAAGACCAACAAAAAATATTCAGCCTTGGCAAACTGCTATTTTTTGGAGAGTTTCTTGGGTGTTGTCTCTATTTTCAAGAAAAGCACCATTGTTGAGTAAATATTCAGCAAGGAGTGTACATTCGGTATCTAAATACTCCTCAGAAAAAATTGAAAAAACAATACCTTTTCAATTTGAGAAAATTGATACTGTTATTAAAGAGGTATCTCAGAAATACGTTAAATCTTTATCTGAAATTCCTCCAAATTAG
- a CDS encoding DUF4296 domain-containing protein, with amino-acid sequence MKNLSYFFVFLFLASCTSNTIFKEPEDLIPRDTMTLLLGDMMIASSAKFIQNKNEQKKVNYMAFIYDKYKIDSLRFQNSNLYYTSKIDLYEEMITDVKKNLEDKKDFYNKISSRKDSIRRDSIKKVGKKLKKLDSIRKEEKILDPNLEEFQIKI; translated from the coding sequence ATGAAAAATTTAAGTTATTTTTTTGTTTTTCTTTTCTTGGCATCTTGTACAAGTAACACTATTTTTAAAGAACCAGAAGACCTCATTCCTAGAGATACAATGACTTTATTACTTGGGGATATGATGATTGCTTCTTCTGCAAAATTTATACAAAACAAAAACGAGCAAAAGAAAGTAAATTACATGGCTTTTATATATGATAAGTATAAAATTGATAGCCTACGTTTTCAAAATAGCAACTTATACTATACCTCCAAAATAGATTTATACGAGGAAATGATTACCGATGTTAAAAAAAACTTAGAAGATAAAAAGGATTTTTACAATAAAATAAGCTCACGAAAAGACTCTATTAGAAGAGACTCTATTAAAAAAGTTGGAAAAAAGTTAAAAAAATTAGATTCTATAAGAAAGGAAGAAAAGATTTTAGATCCTAATTTGGAGGAATTTCAGATAAAGATTTAA